One window of the Solanum stenotomum isolate F172 chromosome 11, ASM1918654v1, whole genome shotgun sequence genome contains the following:
- the LOC125844210 gene encoding GDSL esterase/lipase At1g71250: MIICLFVLLPLMYFSSVHGAPTALWIFGDSLVDNGNNNFLNTIAKANYFPYGIDFSRGPTGRFSNGKTFVDILGELLGVASPPPFANPSTRGERILGGVNYASAAGGILDETGKHYMERFTLSQQVINFESTLSQLRTMMSPGDLNTYLSKSIAVMVFGSNDYINNYLLPSLYTSSINYNPQQFSNLLLNHYARQLVALYSVGLRKFLVAGVGPLGCIPNQLATGQAPPGRCVDYVNQILGSFNEGLRSLVSIMNNGTHPGAVFVYGNTYAAIGDILNNPARYGFNVWDRACCGVGRNQGQITCLPYQFPCLDRSKYIFWDAFHPTQAVDAILAQRAYYGPPSDCYPINVQQMAAINY, encoded by the exons atgATCATATGTTTGTTTGTTCTTCTTCCTCTTATGTACTTTTCATCGGTACACGGTGCACCTACAGCTCTATGGATATTTGGAGACTCACTGGTCGATAATGGAAATAACAATTTCCTTAATACTATTGCTAAAGCAAACTACTTTCCTTATGGGATTGATTTCAGCAGAGGCCCTACCGGCAGATTTTCCAATGGAAAAACTTTTGTCGATATTCTTG GAGAATTATTAGGAGTGGCTTCTCCTCCACCATTTGCAAATCCAAGCACAAGAGGGGAAAGAATCCTCGGGGGAGTAAACTATGCATCTGCTGCTGGTGGCATCCTAGATGAAACTGGCAAACACTAT aTGGAAAGGTTCACGTTGAGCCAACAAGTGATAAATTTTGAGAGCACATTAAGTCAATTAAGGACGATGATGAGTCCTGGTGATTTAAACACATATCTCTCAAAATCAATAGCAGTGATGGTGTTTGGAAGCAATGACTACATAAACAACTATCTCTTGCCTTCCCTTTATACGTCCAGTATCAACTATAATCCGCAACAGTTTTCCAACCTccttctcaatcattatgctAGACAACTTGTG GCGTTGTATAGTGTAGGACTGAGGAAGTTCTTGGTAGCTGGAGTAGGACCACTTGGATGCATTCCCAATCAGTTAGCCACAGGACAAGCACCTCCAGGAAGATGTGTTGATTATGTAAATCAGATACTTGGTAGTTTCAATGAGGGTCTCAGATCACTCGTCAGCATAATGAACAACGGCACTCACCCTGGAGCAGTTTTTGTTTATGGCAACACATATGCTGCTATTGGTGATATCTTAAACAACCCTGCTAGATATG GATTTAACGTATGGGACAGAGCATGTTGTGGAGTGGGGAGAAACCAGGGACAAATAACATGTCTACCCTATCAATTTCCATGTCTAGACAGGAGTAAGTATATATTCTGGGATGCATTTCATCCGACACAAGCCGTGGATGCAATCTTGGCACAAAGGGCATACTATGGACCCCCTTCTGATTGCTACCCCATCAACGTTCAACAAATGGCTGCTATCAACTATTGA